A DNA window from Fragaria vesca subsp. vesca linkage group LG3, FraVesHawaii_1.0, whole genome shotgun sequence contains the following coding sequences:
- the LOC101302438 gene encoding protein ASPARTIC PROTEASE IN GUARD CELL 2-like codes for MSAGSQCLSTANTCLYQVIYGDESYTIGFFSKDKLTLTPDDVFDGFLFGCGQENVGFQDGSAALLGLSRDKYSIVEQTAEKYGRSFSYCLPPTASSTGYLTFGSPTGASNAAIKYTRLTTLSSSSTYYGLNLVGINVNGQKLSIPASEFSSPGTIIDSGTVISRLSPTAFSALRDAFQVEMKSYPSVPGDGFLDTCYDLSGYPTVTYPKIEFAFGDGVMLTLDATGIVYLADGTMKQVCLAFVGNDDADKVTIFGNTQQKNMEVLYDVAGERVGFAPGGC; via the coding sequence ATGAGTGCAGGAAGCCAATGCTTATCAACCGCAAACACATGCCTATATCAGGTGATCTATGGAGACGAGTCCTACACCATTGGGTTTTTCTCCAAAGACAAGCTGACCTTAACTCCCGACGACGTATTCGATGGGTTCCTCTTTGGCTGCGGCCAAGAAAACGTAGGCTTCCAGGACGGCTCGGCCGCTTTACTTGGTCTCTCCCGCGACAAGTACTCTATAGTCGAACAAACCGCGGAGAAGTACGGCAGGTCATTCTCCTACTGTCTGCCACCGACCGCAAGCTCCACCGGTTACCTCACCTTCGGCAGTCCCACCGGAGCTTCCAATGCCGCCATAAAATACACACGGCTCACTACTTTATCCTCTAGCTCAACTTATTACGGCCTTAACCTGGTTGGGATCAATGTGAACGGGCAAAAGCTTTCAATTCCTGCTTCAGAGTTTTCGTCTCCGGGGACGATAATTGACTCCGGGACTGTCATATCACGGCTGTCGCCCACCGCCTTCAGCGCTTTGCGCGACGCGTTTCAGGTAGAGATGAAAAGCTATCCTTCAGTTCCGGGGGATGGATTCCTGGATACATGCTACGACCTCAGTGGCTATCCAACGGTGACGTATCCGAAAATAGAGTTTGCGTTCGGCGACGGGGTTATGTTGACTTTGGACGCAACTGGAATCGTCTACCTTGCGGACGGGACAATGAAGCAGGTTTGCTTGGCTTTTGTTGGGAATGATGATGCAGATAAGGTCACGATTTTCGGAAATACTCAGCAGAAGAATATGGAGGTATTGTATGACGTCGCCGGAGAGAGAGTCGGATTTGCTCCAGGTGGTTGCTGA